In Zerene cesonia ecotype Mississippi chromosome 17, Zerene_cesonia_1.1, whole genome shotgun sequence, a single genomic region encodes these proteins:
- the LOC119833651 gene encoding cytochrome P450 CYP12A2-like isoform X2, translated as MQTLRRAVIFNYAGKQTARSIAVKAAVANDKRAEIKPWQDIPGPSSLPIIGQLHHFLPGGFLHLSQKEVINILYEKYGPIVKMKFLGLPALIVHVTDAEAIEQILRGEDALPDRPAFKSLEYYRKEYNKNRNPSECTGLVTERGEDWKRIRTKVNPIMLQPKRVKLYSKILDEVSEDMITKLKSKLNEKNMVQGGIRNEVNLWSLEAVAVVALGKRLNCFDPNLPQDSPVRKLIKNVHEVFHAAEELDLKPSLWRYYPTKMFKKAMKIYEEQSHLTRYFIKERIEQLKQSPPRNDDEKSILEKLLDIDENTAHLMAGDSLFAGVDTVANVMISIFYYLATNIEKQNRLREEIMSGDPKQPYLKACIKETLRLIPVVPGNLRKLTKDYNILGYQVPIDTFAILNHEVLCKQDKHFPRANEFIPERWIVEKTDPLHYSSAHPFVYNPFGFGTRSCIGRRIAQLEMESFVHKMFRSFHLQWHGPPAKVDVAISNYIIGDLPFTLKEL; from the exons atgcaaACATTAAGGCGCGCGGTGATTTTTAACTATGCTGGGAAACAAACAGCTAG atcaATAGCTGTCAAAGCAGCGGTCGCCAATGATAAAAGAGCCGAAATCAAACCATGGCAAGACATTCCAGGGCCTTCTTCATTACCAATCATAGGACAACTGCATCATTTCCTTCCGGGTG gaTTTTTACACCTTTCGCAAAAAGaagtgattaatattttatacgaaaagTACGGTCCTATTGTAAAAATGAAGTTCTTGGGACTACCGGCCTTAATCGTTCATGTAACTGATGCTGAAGCTATCGAACAG ATTCTTCGTGGTGAAGATGCTTTACCAGATCGACCCGCGTTCAAATCTCTAGAATACTATAGAaaagaatataacaaaaatagaaatcCATCAGAATGTACTGGGCTAGTTACAGA ACGAGGGGAAGATTGGAAGAGGATACGCACAAAAGTAAACCCAATTATGCTGCAACCAAAAAGAGTAAAACTTTACAGTAAAATCTTAGACGAAGTATCTGAAGATATGATAACTAA ACTGAAATCGAAACTTAATGAAAAGAATATGGTGCAAGGTGGCATTAGAAATGAAGTCAATTTGTGGTCTTTAGAAGCGGTGGCCGTAGTTGCCCTGGGAAAGAGACTAAATTGCTTCGACCCAAATCTTCCGCAAGATTCTCCTGTAAGAAAGCTCATTAAGAATGTTCATGAAGTTTTCCATGCGGCTGAGGAGCTAGATTTAAAACCTAGTCTTTGGCGATATTACCCCActaaaatgttcaaaaaagCCATGAAGATTTATGAGGAACAGTCGCA TCTAActcgatattttataaaagaaagaatagAGCAACTTAAACAATCCCCGCCTAGAAACGATGACGAAAAGAGTATATTGGAAAAACTATTGGACATAGATGAAAACACGGCGCATTTGATGGCAGGAGACTCGTTATTTGCTGGAGTAGATACg GTAGCGAATGTCATGATATccatcttttattatttggctactaatattgaaaaacaaaatagattAAGGGAAGAAATTATGTCAGGAGATCCCAAACAACCATATCTGAAAGCTTGTATAAAAGAAACTTTGCGTTTGATACCTGTGGTACCAGGGAATTTGAGAAAACTTACGAAAGATTACAATATATTGGGATATCAGGTGCCAATTgat ACGTTTGCTATATTGAACCACGAAGTCCTTTGTAAGCAAGATAAGCACTTTCCCAGAGCGAATGAATTCATTCCCGAACGGTGGATTGTTGAGAAAACCGACCCCTTGCATTACAGCAGTGCACATCCCTTCGTGTACAACCCCTTCGGATTTGGAACACGCAGTTGTATTG gGAGGCGTATAGCACAACTGGAGATGGAGTCATTTGTTCACAAAATGTTCAGGAGTTTCCACTTACAATGGCATGGGCCACCCGCTAAAGTAGATGTAGCCATCTCAAACTATATAATTGGAGATTTGCCCTTTACTCTTAAAGAACTATGA
- the LOC119833390 gene encoding uncharacterized protein LOC119833390: MLSAGKTALSAAVTKAFIRSVAINSTTVNTGHHVQVKDWKEIPGPSSLPIIGQTLHFLPGGSLSDPVTMADTLFKTFGPIIKLDSVFGSPTLIFILDAEASAQVLRGENWMPNRPGFATLEHHRKMKIKDTSEEFTGLITDHGEPWKKFRTTVNPIMLQSKTIKLYSNILDEVADDMIDRMKSKRNEKNMIDGKFDVEMNLWALESIAVVALGGRINCLDPNLPDDSPAKKLIKTVHDIFTMADKLDFKPSLWRFIATPNYKKAMKCYEEQANLSKYFINKAMENYKTKEKSDDEKGILEKLLEIDEKMAVIMASDMLFAGVDTAANTMIATFYLLAKNPEKQKKLREEVLSQSERKPYLKACIKESMRIMPVVAGNIRCTSKEYNLLGYKIPKNMYVTFGHQYLSVTEQHFPRAKEFIPERWLTDKSDPLYYGNAHPFAYNPFGFGVRSCIGRRIAELELETFLSKVVQNFEIEWTGPPIKLRPAALNYIVGPFGFIFKDVKIHLMCFLLCRLCILQPQTISFTIEFLFLCHYYFRYIASTSNQEIKSWKEIPGPVSVPFLGQIHNYLPGGLYQKFTGYKLHEELYRRYGPISKVDGIFGCPPMIYVFDADGAAQVLRGENDTPIRQTLQSLVYYRHVYSRKKKNRSNPVTGLFSDQGDVWKKFRSAMNPVFLYPKVIQSYSTILDDVALDMIKRLKSLRNENNTIQSNFNYEVNLWSLESIAAVALGDRINCLDRNMGPDSRVNKLVKNVENFFSLANEIDFLPNLSMMFPTRKYNRLMQTYDEIDNICNTYINESIEKLRRNELAYKERGFLEKILAIDKDYAQVIIADMLFGGIDTGSNTLLATMYLLAKNPNKQNKLREEIISKSGKTYLKACLKEAMRIMPVANGNSRTTTKEYTILGYRIPKDMNLSFGHQLLCSLEEHYPQAADYIPERWLVDKTDPLCYGNAHPFTFSPFGFGVRSCIGRRIIELELEVFLSRLVENFLIGWNGPSPNIKYRFVNSMVAPYYFTFKDV; the protein is encoded by the exons ATGCTGAGTGCTGGGAAGACGGCGCTTTCCGCAGCTGTAACTAAAGCATTCATTAG ATCTGTAGCAATTAATAGCACGACAGTGAACACAGGTCATCATGTGCAAGTTAAGGACTGGAAGGAGATCCCTGGACCATCGTCTTTGCCTATCATTGGGCAAACACTGCATTTCTTGCCAGGAG GTTCCTTGTCAGATCCAGTTACGATGGCGGATACGCTTTTCAAAACGTTTGGCcccataataaaattagatagCGTATTTGGGTCACCTacacttatttttatcttagaTGCGGAAGCATCTGCCCAg GTCTTACGTGGTGAAAACTGGATGCCGAATCGACCTGGATTTGCCACTCTGGAACATCatagaaaaatgaaaatcaaaGATACTTCAGAGGAATTCACAGGGCTTATTACAGA CCACGGTGAACCCTGGAAAAAATTCCGGACTACGGTTAATCCAATAATGTTACAATCTAAAACCATTAAGCTATACAGTAATATACTTGATGAAGTCGCAGATGATATGATAGATCg AATGAAATCCAAAAGGAACGAGAAAAACATGATCGACGGAAAATTTGATGTCGAGATGAATCTATGGGCTTTAGAATCTATTGCTGTCGTAGCTCTAGGCGGACGTATAAACTGTCTCGATCCAAACCTGCCAGACGATTCACCAGCAAAGAAACTTATAAAAACTGTTCACGACATATTCACAATGGCCGATAAATTAGACTTCAAACCCAGTCTTTGGAGATTTATTGCTACAccgaattataaaaaagctatGAAATGTTATGAGGAACAAGCtaa TTTAAGTAAATACTTCATTAACAAGGCAATGGAAAACTACAAAACGAAAGAGAAAAGTGATGATGAAAAAGGAATCTTAGAGAAGCTGTTAGAAATTGATGAGAAAATGGCTGTTATAATGGCCAGTGATATGTTATTCGCCGGTGTTGATACC GCGGCAAATACAATGATAGCAACATTTTACTTGTTAGCTAAGAATCcagaaaaacagaaaaaattaagAGAAGAGGTTTTATCACAAAGCGAGCGAAAACCGTATTTGAAGGCCTGTATAAAAGAATCAATGCGTATAATGCCAGTAGTGGCTGGAAATATACGATGCACTTCTAAGGAGTACAATTTATTAGGATATAAAATACCCAAAAAT ATGTATGTAACCTTCGGTCACCAATATCTCTCCGTGACCGAACAGCACTTCCCCCGAGCGAAAGAATTTATTCCTGAACGATGGCTGACTGATAAATCGGACCCTTTATATTATGGAAACGCTCATCCATTCGCATACAATCCGTTCGGTTTTGGAGTCAGGAGTTGTATAG GTCGTCGTATAGCTGAGTTGGAGTTAGAAACGTTCCTGTCAAAGGTCGTACAGAACTTTGAAATAGAATGGACTGGACCTCCAATAAAACTTAGGCCCGCGGCCCTCAACTATATCGTTGGACCTttcggttttatttttaaggacGTAAAA ATACATCTCATGTGTTTTCTCTTGTGTCGTCTGTGTATACTGCAACCACAAACTATTTCATTTACCAttgaattcttatttttatgccATTACTATTTCAGGTACATAGCATCAACTTCCAatcaagaaataaaatcatgGAAAGAAATACCAGGCCCTGTTTCGGTACCATTTTTAGGTCAAATACACAACTACTTGCCTGGAg gGCTTTACCAAAAGTTCACTGGGTATAAACTCCACGAAGAATTATATAGACGCTATGGACCAATTTCTAAAGTGGACGGAATATTTGGCTGTCCGCCGATGATCTACGTGTTTGACGCAGACGGTGCTGCCCAA GTATTACGCGGAGAAAACGATACGCCAATCCGACAAACATTGCAAAGTTTAGTATACTATCGCCATGTTTATAGtcgtaaaaagaaaaatagaagTAACCCAGTAACAGGTTTATTCAGCGA cCAAGGTGACGTATGGAAGAAATTCAGATCTGCAATGAACCCTGTATTCTTATATCCAAAAGTGATTCAGTCTTATTCAACAATTCTCGATGATGTCGCCCTAGACATGATCAAAAG GTTAAAATCACTGCGAAacgaaaacaatacaatacaaagcaattttaattatgaggTAAACTTATGGTCTTTGGAGTCTATAGCAGCCGTAGCCTTGGGAGATCGCATCAACTGTCTGGATCGGAACATGGGTCCTGACTCACGAGTCAACAAACTTGTGAAGAATGTGGAAAATTTCTTCTCTTTGGCCAATGAGATAGATTTTCTTCCAAATCTTTCTATGATGTTTCCGACGAGGAAATATAATCGCCTAATGCAAACATATGACGAAATAGATAA tatttgcAACACCTATATCAATGAATCAATTGAAAAACTTCGAAGAAACGAGCTTGCCTACAAAGAGCGTGGATTTCTGGAGAAAATACTTGCAATTGATAAAGATTACGCACAAGTCATTATAGCCGATATGTTGTTCGGTGGTATTGATACT GGATCCAACACACTTCTGGCAACAATGTATTTGCTAGCTAAGAACCcgaataaacaaaacaaattacgagaagaaataatttcaaagtcCGGAAAAACGTACTTAAAGGCTTGTCTCAAAGAAGCTATGAGAATTATGCCGGTCGCTAATGGAAACTCCCGGACAACCACTAAAGAATACACCATATTGGGATATAGGATTCCTAAAGAC ATGAATCTTTCTTTTGGCCACCAACTGCTATGTTCGTTAGAAGAACACTACCCTCAGGCTGCCGATTATATACCCGAACGCTGGCTGGTCGACAAAACAGACCCTTTGTGCTATGGAAACGCCCATCCGTTTACATTCAGCCCCTTCGGCTTTGGAGTACGAAGTTGTATCG GTCGACGTATAATTGAGTTGGAATTGGAGGTTTTCCTCTCGAGATTGGTTGAGAACTTTCTCATAGGCTGGAACGGGCCATCACCTAACATCAAATATCGTTTCGTCAACTCTATGGTTGCaccttattattttacttttaaagatgTATAA
- the LOC119833651 gene encoding cytochrome P450 CYP12A2-like isoform X1 codes for MQTLRRAVIFNYAGKQTARSIAVKAAVANDKRAEIKPWQDIPGPSSLPIIGQLHHFLPGGFLHLSQKEVINILYEKYGPIVKMKFLGLPALIVHVTDAEAIEQILRGEDALPDRPAFKSLEYYRKEYNKNRNPSECTGLVTERGEDWKRIRTKVNPIMLQPKRVKLYSKILDEVSEDMITKLKSKLNEKNMVQGGIRNEVNLWSLEAVAVVALGKRLNCFDPNLPQDSPVRKLIKNVHEVFHAAEELDLKPSLWRYYPTKMFKKAMKIYEEQSQYVQTLSNAACYIASSIFSHLSSCYFCFSLTRYFIKERIEQLKQSPPRNDDEKSILEKLLDIDENTAHLMAGDSLFAGVDTVANVMISIFYYLATNIEKQNRLREEIMSGDPKQPYLKACIKETLRLIPVVPGNLRKLTKDYNILGYQVPIDTFAILNHEVLCKQDKHFPRANEFIPERWIVEKTDPLHYSSAHPFVYNPFGFGTRSCIGRRIAQLEMESFVHKMFRSFHLQWHGPPAKVDVAISNYIIGDLPFTLKEL; via the exons atgcaaACATTAAGGCGCGCGGTGATTTTTAACTATGCTGGGAAACAAACAGCTAG atcaATAGCTGTCAAAGCAGCGGTCGCCAATGATAAAAGAGCCGAAATCAAACCATGGCAAGACATTCCAGGGCCTTCTTCATTACCAATCATAGGACAACTGCATCATTTCCTTCCGGGTG gaTTTTTACACCTTTCGCAAAAAGaagtgattaatattttatacgaaaagTACGGTCCTATTGTAAAAATGAAGTTCTTGGGACTACCGGCCTTAATCGTTCATGTAACTGATGCTGAAGCTATCGAACAG ATTCTTCGTGGTGAAGATGCTTTACCAGATCGACCCGCGTTCAAATCTCTAGAATACTATAGAaaagaatataacaaaaatagaaatcCATCAGAATGTACTGGGCTAGTTACAGA ACGAGGGGAAGATTGGAAGAGGATACGCACAAAAGTAAACCCAATTATGCTGCAACCAAAAAGAGTAAAACTTTACAGTAAAATCTTAGACGAAGTATCTGAAGATATGATAACTAA ACTGAAATCGAAACTTAATGAAAAGAATATGGTGCAAGGTGGCATTAGAAATGAAGTCAATTTGTGGTCTTTAGAAGCGGTGGCCGTAGTTGCCCTGGGAAAGAGACTAAATTGCTTCGACCCAAATCTTCCGCAAGATTCTCCTGTAAGAAAGCTCATTAAGAATGTTCATGAAGTTTTCCATGCGGCTGAGGAGCTAGATTTAAAACCTAGTCTTTGGCGATATTACCCCActaaaatgttcaaaaaagCCATGAAGATTTATGAGGAACAGTCGCAGTATGTACAAACATTGTCGAATGCTGCATGTTATATTGCATCAAgtattttttcacatttatccTCCTGTTATTTCTGTTTCAGTCTAActcgatattttataaaagaaagaatagAGCAACTTAAACAATCCCCGCCTAGAAACGATGACGAAAAGAGTATATTGGAAAAACTATTGGACATAGATGAAAACACGGCGCATTTGATGGCAGGAGACTCGTTATTTGCTGGAGTAGATACg GTAGCGAATGTCATGATATccatcttttattatttggctactaatattgaaaaacaaaatagattAAGGGAAGAAATTATGTCAGGAGATCCCAAACAACCATATCTGAAAGCTTGTATAAAAGAAACTTTGCGTTTGATACCTGTGGTACCAGGGAATTTGAGAAAACTTACGAAAGATTACAATATATTGGGATATCAGGTGCCAATTgat ACGTTTGCTATATTGAACCACGAAGTCCTTTGTAAGCAAGATAAGCACTTTCCCAGAGCGAATGAATTCATTCCCGAACGGTGGATTGTTGAGAAAACCGACCCCTTGCATTACAGCAGTGCACATCCCTTCGTGTACAACCCCTTCGGATTTGGAACACGCAGTTGTATTG gGAGGCGTATAGCACAACTGGAGATGGAGTCATTTGTTCACAAAATGTTCAGGAGTTTCCACTTACAATGGCATGGGCCACCCGCTAAAGTAGATGTAGCCATCTCAAACTATATAATTGGAGATTTGCCCTTTACTCTTAAAGAACTATGA